In Neodiprion pinetum isolate iyNeoPine1 chromosome 6, iyNeoPine1.2, whole genome shotgun sequence, one genomic interval encodes:
- the NFRKB gene encoding nuclear factor related to kappa-B-binding protein, which translates to MDIDECSGGESVEEEEEEEEDSTRSNSSSSSSSSSTVDTRDDSGDEQCTSASDSQASADDNENSEDAVRWETCVAMGRRVKLPQGLCEHLTIFQELFDYSRIWNDSLSESDKECLLRFLPTFPEDCDQELECEKTLRMLFNRENSRYGVAALDAFHNHVSAGHYRPDIRRMRKLVRKAQQRRLLYEERKRSYELAGQLLKSREALLASAYKQGFSQPTNRISKFHWNKPRPAMVEERTRQRYLEELSALRAELGVNMRAIVESSSEDEERYSQQLHTKKKKKRLAMAFQAIPIKSLQLNPDEDTVRPVSSTFHQSKFGLSLDNQGLSLLGYEQSDDAYRAMLAAHKKRRARRDNHPELNTQGISLAELSRRAQIGQKHKLSLNSAIRPVVVKKRIKLEQPPSGPPLTSKSVHVSSVKPESDNSDYSHTIDNDHRQIISAVDSSGPLSAVKMEPVDTYEPQLSGKKKIFSNSSPGLSNSSGGILPSTPVVKTEIEDFEYDSEIKTEVNNKACDERETEDDEEEDKKQLDLESIDMMQIPIQLDNGIDLLDDVKCGSDVTQEGEGREGDLMQETHSCFFSLLRDAFVSKGEYRMSTAEMRDAITQWQGNPISPLNDWYSLAPSWPSLVPLALGFLAGELVYSLQETDHQTEQELVPYLENKGRGVYAWIGAGRDSDSRLATYCGRFLTHRDSLGPPVHSVNSANIVAKQQQQQQQQQSANSSSNTCRGASPAVEITAGGDGLMGTMGEWEPPRALWPTEWKVRASTVEEREEFRRQEQLRYATPHKAFTYRMHGYASVVGPVKGIYQHNVASGLNKPRGHSLLVADRPNFVTILALVRDATARLPNGEGTRADICQLLKDSQYIRDQGDNGDGSHDKEGYLHSVVSGALDRLHYEADPCVRYYPRRKEWLYLHRARSESEFEMYHQQLQGVAKNKKNIGGASRNKSANPITKPVNGNKELPTSKETTPKREKKTLVPQPSIARKENRKAEELIIESSDQPVPVIATAVPSSLSTTTAPAVVSSTINTSDPPIEREKLVTVEVKPQLNVQQQIKKVVTGKSINVPKSHTTNASQSLLQSNQHFPHHQIQVSTSAGLQTIRLSGHSVLHSQTSTNSPALTSTNTTTTSNITTILSGTKIAQQLQQQTSISNQTGKSILQAVKQQQQLQLQQQQQQQQTQQQQPIVQQQQQVAQPQQQQLQQQQQQQQQQHVLPGKTLLASQIKLVSSGQIKSLLTSHGLQGQTIFIKQSGSPTTTTQQQLQQQQLKQQQQLQQRLVNSQQQQQQSSGMQRIIAQIGGKPIAVQIQQSPHQQQQQQKILAKVLTSAGGGQLISVESLLAQKGLKLATATTHTSPLSQVNKQGKQMIQAQYQVVSQAATAAQSKVTVSSQQQQQQQPQTVRMVAAQLAGKPIMLASSSKGVSVAGGTTGVVLSKQQQQQQQPIILPSQLLNIKTLHGLKVIPAPAGLKTGAVYARVIAPSVQTTTANQQPQQQPQLQQQQQQQQQQSLPATRNPYVTPRQE; encoded by the exons ATGGATATCGATGAATGCTCTGGTGGTGAATCTgtggaggaggaagaagaggaggaagaggattCCACACGGTCAAATAGCAGCAGTAGTAGTAGCAGTAGCAGCACAGTTGACACCAGAGATGACAGTGGAGATGAACAATGTACCAGCGCCTCTGATAGTCAGGCCTCAGCTGATGACAATGAAAACTCCGAAGACGCTGTA CGATGGGAGACATGTGTCGCTATGGGGAGGCGAGTTAAATTGCCACAAGGACTCTGCGAGCATCTGACTATCTTCCAAGAATTATTTGACTATTCGAGAATTTGGAATGACAGTTTGAGTGAAAGCGACAAGGAATGCTTGTTGCGGTTTCTACCAACGTTTCCTGAAGATTGTGATCAGGAGCTTGAGTGTGAAAAAACCTTGCGCATGCTTTTCAATAGAGAAAATTCAAG ATATGGCGTTGCAGCTTTGGATGCATTCCACAATCATGTATCTGCGGGGCATTACCGTCCTGATATAAGAAGAATGCGTAAATTAGTGCGAAAAGCACAACAGAGGCGATTGCTTTACGAGGAAAGAAAACGTTCCTATGAGCTCGCTGGGCAGTTGCTTAAATCCAGAGAAGCTTTATTGGCCAGTGCTTATAAGCAAGGCTTCAGTCAGCCAACAAATCGGATATCAAAGTTTCACTGGAATAAGCCTAGACCTGCTATGG TTGAAGAACGCACGAGACAGCGGTACTTGGAAGAATTGAGTGCTCTCAGAGCAGAACTTGGAGTGAATATGCGAGCTATTGTCGAAAGCTCTTCCGAGGATGAGGAGCGCTATTCACAACAGCTACATactaagaaaaagaaaaaacgtttaGCAATGGCTTTTCAAGCTATACCTATTAAATCACTTCAATTGAATCCTGATGAGGACACCGTACGACCTGTGTCATCTACTTTTCACCAATCAAAGTTCGGACTCTCTTTGGACAATCAAGGCTTGTCCTTACTTGGCTATGAACAATCAGATGATGCATATCGGGCCATGCTAGCTGCCCACAAAAAACGACGTGCTAGACGAGAT AACCATCCAGAGTTGAATACTCAGGGGATTTCCTTGGCCGAATTGTCACGACGTGCCCAAATTGGGCAGAAACATAAACTATCATTAAACAGTGCTATTCGTCCTGTGGTTGTTAAAAAACGTATAAAACTTGAACAACCGCCTTCTGGTCCTCCTTTGACCTCAAAATCTGTTCACGTCAGTTCTGTAAAACCTGAAAGTGACAACAGTGATTATTCTCACACAATCGATAATGATCATCGCCAAATTATTTCTGCAGTAGACTCAAGCGGTCCTTTGAGTGCCGTTAAGATGGAGCCTGTAGACACATACGAACCACAATTAtcagggaaaaagaaaatattttcgaattc GAGTCCGGGATTATCAAATTCAAGTGGAGGAATATTACCATCGACCCCTGTTGTCAAGACAGAGATCGAAGATTTCGAATATGATTCAGAGATCAAAACTGAGGTCAACAATAAGGCTTGTGATGAG AGAGAAACTGAAGATGATGAAGAGGAGGACAAAAAACAGTTGGATTTGGAGAGCATCGACATGATGCAAATACCGATTCAGTTGGATAATGGCATTGATCTTCTGGATGATGTGAA GTGTGGTAGCGATGTAACTCAAGAAGGAGAAGGGAGAGAGGGTGATCTGATGCAAGAAACTCACTCATGCTTCTTTTCTCTCCTGAGAGATGCGTTTGTTTCAAAGGGAGAATATCGAATGAGTACTGCAGAGATGAGAGATGCAATAACGCAATGGCAGGGTAACCCTATTTCTCCGCTCAACGACTG GTATTCATTAGCACCTTCTTGGCCTTCCCTCGTGCCTCTTGCTCTCGGATTTCTTGCCGGAGAGTTAGTCTACTCTTTACAAGAAACAGATCATCAAACAGAACAAGAACTGGTACCTTATTTAGAAAACAAGGGAAGAGGCGTATACGCGTGGATAGGAGCTGGTAGAGATTCAGACTCTCGGCTTGCAACCTACTGTGGACGTTTCCTAACTCATAG AGACTCTTTAGGACCTCCAGTGCATTCTGTAAACAGCGCTAACATCGTCGctaaacaacaacaacagcaacagcaacagcagtcTGCTAATAGCAGTAGTAACACCTGCAGGGGTGCGAGTCCTGCTGTAGAAATTACAGCAGGTGGGGATGGATTAATGGGTACAATGGGTGAGTGGGAGCCACCAAGAGCTCTATGGCCAACAGAGTGGAAGGTCCGTGCTTCTACGGTTGAGGAACGGGAAGAGTTCAGAAGACAAGAACAATTGCGCTATGCAACTCCACACAAGGCATTCACATATAGGATGCATGGTTATGCCTCTGTTGTTGGCCCAGTAAAGGGAATTTATCAACATAATGTCG CTTCTGGACTGAACAAACCTCGGGGGCACTCACTATTGGTAGCAGATAGACCAAATTTTGTGACGATCCTTGCACTAGTCAGAGATGCAACAGCTAGACTGCCCAACGGTGAAGGAACTCGTGCTGACATCTGCCAGTTGCTTAAAGATTCGCAATATATTAGAGATCAGGGTGATAATGGTGATGGCAGCCACGATAAAGAGGGTTATTTACATTCCGTTGTGTCAGGAGCTCTAGACAGGCTTCATTATGAGGCAGATCCCTGTGTTAGATATTACCCCAGACGTAAGGAGTGGCTTTATCTACACCGAGCAAGATCTGAATCTGAATTTG AAATGTACCATCAACAATTGCAAGGTGTggcgaagaataaaaaaaatattggtgGAGCATCTCGTAATAAGTCCGCCAATCCAATCACTAAACCTGTTAATGGAAATAAGGAACTGCCTACAAGTAAGGAAACAACTccgaaaagagaaaaaaagacattGGTCCCACAGCCCAGTATTGCCAG AAAAGAGAATCGTAAAGCTGAGGAATTGATCATTGAATCGAGTGACCAGCCTGTACCTGTAATTGCTACTGCTGTACCTTCTTCATTGAGTACAACTACTGCGCCAGCCGTTGTATCTTCAACCATAAATACCTCAGACCCTCcaatagaaagagaaaaattagttACTGTCGAAGTAAAACCGCAACTCAATGTACAACAGCAGATCAAAAAAGTTGTTACAGGGAAATCCATTAATGTGCCTAAAAGTCATACAACAAATGCTTCTCAGAGTTTGTTGCAGTCAAATCAACACTTCCCACATCACCAAATTCAAGTATCTACCTCAGCTGGTCTACAAACAATTCGTCTTTCTGGGCATTCCGTTCTTCATTCTCAAACCTCTACTAATTCACCTGCGTTGACCAGTACGAACACCACAACAACTTCGAATATAACAACCATATTATCAGGTACAAAAATCGCTCAACAGTTGCAGCAACAGACATCCATTTCGAATCAAACAGGAAAAAGTATTTTGCAAGCTGTTAAACAACAGCAGCAATTACAActgcaacaacaacaacaacagcagcaaacGCAACAGCAACAACCAATCgtacaacagcagcaacaagtaGCACAACCACAGCAGCAACAActgcaacaacaacagcaacagcaacaacagcaacatGTTTTACCAGGAAAAACTTTACTTGCTTCACAGATAAAACTGGTTAGTTCTGGTCAAATCAAATCACTCCTGACAAGCCATGGGTTACAGGGACAgacaatatttattaaacaatCCGGATctccaacaacaacaactcaACAGCAGTTGCAACAGCAACAATTGAAG caacagcaacaacttCAGCAGCGCCTTGTTAATAgtcaacagcaacaacaacagtcTTCTGGTATGCAGCGTATAATTGCCCAAATTGGTGGTAAACCAATTGCTGTGCAAATACAACAATCTCCACatcagcaacaacaacagcaaaaGATATTAGCCAAGGTTCTAACTAGCGCGGGTGGTGGTCAATTAATCTCTGTCGAAAGTTTATTAGCTCAAAAAGGATTAAAGCTCGCTACAGCGACAACTCACACAAGCCCTTTAAGTCAAGTTAACAAACAAGGAAAACAAATGATACAAGCACAATATCAG gtTGTGTCGCAGGCTGCAACAGCAGCCCAATCAAAAGTGACTGTTAGCTcacagcaacaacagcagcagc
- the Rpn12 gene encoding 26S proteasome non-ATPase regulatory subunit 8 — MAALKEVVSLYQTLKNEWTKKPCNLQQCGQILNKLKIGLTQLMFLPTSNSSASQKELLIARDVLEIGVQWSISTEDIPSFERYMAQLKCYYFDYKLELPESAYKYQLLGLNLLFLLSQNRVAEFHTELELLPSDQIQSDVYIRHPLSLEQYLMEGSYNKIFLAKGNVPAASYNFFIDILLNTIRDEIGACMENAYDKISVKDALRMLNLTTEKEIKTFATKKNWNLGKDGYFYFGIPNEKKSEEPIPSADLATLAIDYARELEMIV; from the exons ATGGCGGCTCTGAAGGAAGTGGTGTCGTTGTACCAAACTTTAAAGAACGAATGGACAAAGAAACCGTGTAATTTACAACAATGCGGTCAAATATTAAACAAATTAAAG attgGCTTGACACAGTTGATGTTTTTACCTACATCAAATAGCAGCGCTTCGCAAAAGGAACTCCTAATTGCTC GTGATGTACTTGAGATCGGAGTCCAATGGAGTATCTCTACGGAAGATATACCATCGTTTGAACGTTACATGGCACAATTGAAGTGTTATTACTTCGATTACAAGTTGGAGTTACCGGAATCTGCGTACAAGTATCAGCTTCTAGGGTTAAACCTTCTGTTTCTGTTGTCTCAAAACAGAGTAGCCGAATTTCACACCGAGCTGGAATTACTTCCGTCCGATCAAATACAATCAGATGTTTATATAAGACATCCTCTGAGCTTGGAACAGTATTTGATGGAGGGTTCAtacaacaaaatatttctcgcCAAAGGAAATGTCCCTGCAGCGTCGTATAATTTcttcattgatattttattaaatacaaTTCGGGATGAGATTGGTGCCTGTATGGAAAATGCATACGATAAAATATCTGTGAAAGATGCCTTGAGAATGTTAAATCTCacaacagaaaaagaaatcaaaacatttgccacgaaaaaaaattggaacttAGGAAAAGATggctatttttattttggaataccaaatgagaaaaaatctgagGAACCAATTCCTAGTGCCGATTTGGCCACTTTGGCAATAGACTATGCAAGGGAGTTGGAAATGATAGTGTAA
- the LOC124222132 gene encoding uncharacterized protein isoform X2, whose product MRLEEDLVIRRSRPTMISAKYRAREERRRLLKISAAKLRRIEDPEASLCRSVLINNAVRRLQRENRDEKSRSYGVSVNFLDDSSKENSLSGNMNVDNIDNDLLQKKRLGDDDADMSLSHNSSPKKQRHDDLDFPDDVFSDFYILPPTPRLLSHIDDVLPDIDSINDLSINNGMDGVENRLNINIDSLNSTKSRLSLSDSSCQFLNDIAESSLNCNENPLRTSDSRLFSTESCMMDVIDCQDVCDDERITEFARFPEPTKTLEERLIDFQSLDEHYDLSKFERSNSQTCGRAFHDIQTFHSLVPGLET is encoded by the coding sequence ATGAGACTTGAAGAAGATTTGGTAATACGGCGAAGTCGGCCGACGATGATTTCGGCGAAATATAGAGCTCGTGAGGAACGGCGTCGTTTGTTGAAGATATCAGCTGCTAAACTGCGACGTATAGAAGATCCGGAAGCGAGTCTTTGTCGATCTGTATTGATCAATAACGCAGTCAGAAGATTGCAGAGGGAAAATCGTGATGAGAAATCGAGGAGCTACGGGGTGTCTGTTAATTTCTTGGATGATTCATCGAAGGAAAATAGCCTGAGTGGAAATATGAATGTAGATAATATAGACAATGATTTGCTGCAAAAGAAACGTTTGGGCGATGACGACGCCGATATGTCCCTTAGCCACAATTCAAGTCCGAAAAAACAACGCCACGACGATTTGGATTTCCCAGACGACGTTTTTAGCGATTTTTACATCCTACCACCGACGCCTAGACTCTTATCTCATATCGATGACGTGTTACCTGATATTGATAGTATAAACGATCTTTCGATTAATAACGGCATGGATGGTGTTGAAAACCGTTTGAACATTAACATTGACTCGTTAAACTCTACCAAAAGCCGGCTAAGCTTGTCTGACAGCAGTTGTCAATTCCTAAACGATATTGCCGAAAGTTCTTTGAACTGCAATGAGAATCCATTGAGGACATCGGACAGCCGATTATTCTCCACGGAATCTTGTATGATGGATGTTATCGACTGTCAGGACGTATGCGACGACGAGAGGATCACCGAATTCGCAAGGTTCCCCGAACCTACGAAAACCCTCGAAGAGCGACTTATCGACTTTCAATCCCTCGACGAACATTACGACTTGTCAAAGTTCGAACGCAGCAACAGTCAAACCTGCGGCCGAGCCTTCCACGATATACAAACATTTCATAGTCTCGTACCAGGCTTGGAAACATAG
- the LOC124222132 gene encoding uncharacterized protein isoform X1 — protein sequence MLDSEQQANQIQALASLDQDWHLLEGVKMRLEEDLVIRRSRPTMISAKYRAREERRRLLKISAAKLRRIEDPEASLCRSVLINNAVRRLQRENRDEKSRSYGVSVNFLDDSSKENSLSGNMNVDNIDNDLLQKKRLGDDDADMSLSHNSSPKKQRHDDLDFPDDVFSDFYILPPTPRLLSHIDDVLPDIDSINDLSINNGMDGVENRLNINIDSLNSTKSRLSLSDSSCQFLNDIAESSLNCNENPLRTSDSRLFSTESCMMDVIDCQDVCDDERITEFARFPEPTKTLEERLIDFQSLDEHYDLSKFERSNSQTCGRAFHDIQTFHSLVPGLET from the coding sequence GCGTGAAAATGAGACTTGAAGAAGATTTGGTAATACGGCGAAGTCGGCCGACGATGATTTCGGCGAAATATAGAGCTCGTGAGGAACGGCGTCGTTTGTTGAAGATATCAGCTGCTAAACTGCGACGTATAGAAGATCCGGAAGCGAGTCTTTGTCGATCTGTATTGATCAATAACGCAGTCAGAAGATTGCAGAGGGAAAATCGTGATGAGAAATCGAGGAGCTACGGGGTGTCTGTTAATTTCTTGGATGATTCATCGAAGGAAAATAGCCTGAGTGGAAATATGAATGTAGATAATATAGACAATGATTTGCTGCAAAAGAAACGTTTGGGCGATGACGACGCCGATATGTCCCTTAGCCACAATTCAAGTCCGAAAAAACAACGCCACGACGATTTGGATTTCCCAGACGACGTTTTTAGCGATTTTTACATCCTACCACCGACGCCTAGACTCTTATCTCATATCGATGACGTGTTACCTGATATTGATAGTATAAACGATCTTTCGATTAATAACGGCATGGATGGTGTTGAAAACCGTTTGAACATTAACATTGACTCGTTAAACTCTACCAAAAGCCGGCTAAGCTTGTCTGACAGCAGTTGTCAATTCCTAAACGATATTGCCGAAAGTTCTTTGAACTGCAATGAGAATCCATTGAGGACATCGGACAGCCGATTATTCTCCACGGAATCTTGTATGATGGATGTTATCGACTGTCAGGACGTATGCGACGACGAGAGGATCACCGAATTCGCAAGGTTCCCCGAACCTACGAAAACCCTCGAAGAGCGACTTATCGACTTTCAATCCCTCGACGAACATTACGACTTGTCAAAGTTCGAACGCAGCAACAGTCAAACCTGCGGCCGAGCCTTCCACGATATACAAACATTTCATAGTCTCGTACCAGGCTTGGAAACATAG